Proteins encoded by one window of Arachis ipaensis cultivar K30076 chromosome B04, Araip1.1, whole genome shotgun sequence:
- the LOC107638978 gene encoding uncharacterized protein LOC107638978 isoform X2, with protein sequence MDEDGKPHSPPQPQSLPNDNEHSRRNRIIANLKDSLLSQLAESNPSLSLETRHVSSLIQQRLKKMFPSFHTPTHPPYALMIHRAISELNENKGSTEEEISNFIVKKYEDLPWAHKKILGIQLEKLCQDEEIECNEGGRYVLQVDGDGIHGDRKGRQECKSKRKKRGKKRSQHSMDGGGERKRKRVKICEEVEKSDKPKEGRDEAQHQVYDLGDVRTNEPISVVKWTEEKGEEALDQSAERVGEQNKSQGAGVVEQYVEAEPLAQESQDQYSIVHPETICSSLPTVLNVIDYQKPLDLPSSECVLSEGQLKQQMSSLDVPEQKQDGNSISGDPEKHSPKRQCRGRHLKSMPVADDQEESFLPLRDLILDAQKPKVNIIKKQWQSSPQVQVAGQGRHKEPTMFKNKAMLAPENVHNDQPLHGNQAYENPVSGNAEHRPAKRPRGRPRKSETDANNPREYSRGRGRGRGSGLGLGLGRGRGRGRGCGRGRPRKIDQDANHSEQQLQTDDQDKQLQKDDQDQQNSRGRGRGRGRGRGRGRGRGRGISGGRGDGTCRGRGKGSGRGRGRPRKIKLDTNTNQCEEQLQSQDHAEGLVNLDNPIEDDNQSLQQKQQEQDQGLVSESKPESEEASKPDMGYKPEPPIETQLHASQPQDNRVS encoded by the exons ATGGACGAAGACGGGAAACCTCATTCTCCTCCTCAACCTCAATCTCTTCCCAACGACAACGAACATTCTAGAAGAAACCGCATCATTGCTAACCTCAAAGACTCTCTCTTGTCTCAGCTCGCTGAATCCAACCCCTCCCTCTCCCTCGAAACACGCCATGTTTCCTCTCTCATTCAGCAGCGTCTCAAGAAGATGTTTCCTTCTTTCCACACCCCCACGCACCCTCCTTATGCACTG atgATACATAGGGCAATATCGGAGCTAAATGAGAATAAAGGGTCCACTGAAGAAGAAATTTCTAATTTCATTGTAAAGAAGTATGAGGATTTGCCATGGGCACATAAGAAGATTTTGGGTATTCAATTAGAGAAGCTTTGCCAGGATGAGGAGATTGAGTGTAATGAGGGTGGCAGATATGTTCTACAGGTTGATGGTGATGGAATACATGGTGATCGGAAGGGGAGACAGGAAtgtaagagtaagaggaagaagagaggaaagaAGAGAAGTCAGCATAGCATGGATGGAGGTGGAGAGCGAAAGCGGAAAAGAGTAAAAATCTGTGAAGAGGTTGAGAAGAGTGATAAGCCTAAAGAGGGAAGAGATGAGGCACAACATCAGGTTTATGATTTAGGTGATGTTAGGACTAATGAGCCAATTAGTGTGGTGAAATGGACAGAAGAGAAGGGGGAAGAAGCACTTGACCAGTCAGCTGAAAGGGTTGGAGAGCAGAATAAATCACAAGGGGCTGGAGTTGTAGAACAATATGTTGAAGCAGAGCCTCTAGCACAGGAGTCACAGGATCAG TACTCCATAGTGCACCCAGAAACAATTTGTTCATCCCTCCCAACTGTGCTGAATGTTATTGATTACCAGAAGCCACTTGATCTTCCGAGCTCAGAATGTGTACTGTCAGAAGGACAATTGAAACAACAAATGTCTTCTTTGGATGTTCCTGAACAAAAGCAAGATGGGAACTCAATATCTGGTGATCCTGAGAAGCATTCTCCAAAGCGCCAATGCAGAGGGAGGCACCTGAAATCTATGCCAGTTGCAGACGATCAAGAGGAGTCATTTTTACCGTTACGTGACCTTATTCTTGATGCACAAAAGCCCAAGGTAAATATTATCAAGAAGCAGTGGCAGTCATCTCCTCAAGTTCAAGTTGCAGGTCAAGGAAGGCACAAGGAACCAACAATGTTTAAAAACAAAGCTATGTTAGCTCCTGAGAATGTTCATAATGATCAGCCGCTGCATgggaatcaagcatatgagaatccAGTGTCTGGAAATGCTGAGCATCGTCCAGCTAAGCGTCCCAGAGGAAGGCCCCGTAAGTCAGAGACTGATGCAAACAACCCAAGGGAGTATAGTCGtggcagaggcagaggcagaggcagTG GTCTAGGTCTAGGTCTAGGTCGAGGTAGAGGTAGAGGTAGAGGTTGTGGTCGGGGAAGGCCTCGTAAAATAGATCAAGATGCAAACCATTCTGAGCAGCAACTGCAAACAGATGATCAAGATAAGCAGCTACAGAAAGATGATCAAGATCAGCAGAATTCTAGGGGTAGGGGTAGGGGTAGGGGTAGGGGTAGGGGGAGAGGTAGAGGTAGAGGTAGAGGCATCAGCGGAGGTAGAGGTGATGGTACATGTCGAGGTAGAGGCAAGGGGAGTGGTAGGGGGAGAGGGAGGCCTCGGAAAATAAAGCTAGACACAAACACAAACCAATGTGAGGAGCAGTTACAATCACAAGATCATGCTGAAGGTCTGGTTAACTTAGATAATCCAATTGAGGACGATAATCAAAGTTTGCAGCAGAAGCAACAAGAGCAAGATCAAGGTTTGGTTTCAGAATCAAAACCTGAATCAGAAGAGGCCTCTAAACCTGATATGGGATACAAACCAGAGCCACCGATTGAGACTCAATTACACGCATCTCAACCTCAGGATAATAGGGTCTCTTAA
- the LOC107638980 gene encoding serine carboxypeptidase-like 50 yields MESTTPFFSIITILIFYSLVSLSASSNPNNPFPKEALPTKSGYLPVSTSSSSAIFYAFYEAHNSTLPLSQTPLLIWLQGGPGCSSMIGNFYELGPWTLTDESPLTLHPNPGAWNRIFGLLFLDNPIGSGFSVAATTQEIPTDQNGVAKHLFAAITRFVELDPVFKNRPIYITGESYAGKYVPAIGYYILKENSRLRGSKRVNLAGLAIGDGLTDPVTQVVTHAVNAYYIGLINERQRNELEKDQLEAVRLAQIGNWSAATDARNVVLRKLRNVTGLATLFDYTRKKPYGDDVVDKFLNNVEAKKALGVKNESLVFEGCSDVVGAVLHADVMKSVKYMVEELVRNTRVLLYQGQHDIQDGVVQVEAWVKTKKWEEIEDFLNAERKIWKVNGELAGYVQQWKSLTNVVVLGAGHLLPSDQPVTSQAMIEDWVLEKGLFQSLQHHENVSRNTL; encoded by the coding sequence ATGGAGTCAACTACCCCCTTCTTCTCCATCATCACGATCCTTATCTTCTACTCCTTAGTCTCACTCTCAGCTTCTTCAAATCCAAACAATCCATTCCCAAAAGAAGCTCTTCCTACTAAATCTGGTTACCTCCCAGTCAGTACATCATCTTCCTCTGCTATCTTCTATGCTTTCTATGAAGCTCATAACTCAACTTTACCTCTCTCCCAAACCCCTCTTCTCATTTGGCTCCAAGGTGGCCCCGGATGCTCCTCCATGATTGGCAACTTCTATGAGCTTGGACCATGGACTCTCACTGATGAATCACCCCTTACACTTCACCCAAACCCTGGTGCTTGGAACAGGATCTTTGGCCTCCTCTTTCTTGATAACCCCATTGGTTCTGGATTCAGTGTGGCAGCAACAACACAAGAAATCCCAACTGATCAAAATGGTGTTGCAAAGCATCTCTTTGCTGCTATAACAAGGTTTGTTGAGCTTGATCCTGTTTTCAAGAACCGTCCTATTTATATTACTGGTGAAAGTTATGCTGGAAAGTATGTTCCTGCTATTGGATACTATATATTGAAGGAGAATTCACGGCTGCGCGGTTCTAAGAGAGTGAATTTGGCTGGTTTGGCTATTGGAGATGGGTTGACTGACCCTGTTACACAAGTGGTTACTCATGCTGTTAATGCTTATTATATTGGTTTGATCAATGAGAGGCAGAGGAATGAGTTGGAGAAGGATCAATTGGAAGCAGTTAGGTTAGCGCAGATTGGGAATTGGAGCGCTGCAACTGATGCAAGGAATGTGGTTTTGCGAAAGTTGAGGAATGTAACAGGGTTGGCTACTTTGTTTGATTACACAAGGAAAAAGCCCTATGGCGATGATGTAGTTGATAAATTCTTGAACAATGTCGAAGCTAAGAAGGCCTTAGGGGTGAAGAATGAGTCACTTGTGTTTGAAGGATGCAGCGATGTGGTTGGCGCCGTGTTACATGCTGATGTGATGAAGAGTGTGAAGTACATGGTAGAGGAATTGGTGAGGAACACTAGGGTGTTGTTATATCAAGGTCAGCATGATATTCAGGATGGAGTGGTTCAGGTCGAGGCGTGGGTGAAGACGAAGAAGTGGGAAGAGATTGAGGATTTTTTGAATGCAGAGAGGAAGATATGGAAGGTGAACGGAGAGCTTGCTGGCTATGTCCAACAATGGAAGTCACTCACTAATGTTGTGGTGTTAGGGGCAGGGCATCTTTTACCTTCTGATCAACCTGTGACATCTCAAGCAATGATTGAAGATTGGGTCCTTGAAAAAGGTTTGTTTCAAAGTTTGCAGCATCATGAAAATGTGTCAAGAAATACATTGTGA
- the LOC107638978 gene encoding uncharacterized protein LOC107638978 isoform X1, which yields MDEDGKPHSPPQPQSLPNDNEHSRRNRIIANLKDSLLSQLAESNPSLSLETRHVSSLIQQRLKKMFPSFHTPTHPPYALMIHRAISELNENKGSTEEEISNFIVKKYEDLPWAHKKILGIQLEKLCQDEEIECNEGGRYVLQVDGDGIHGDRKGRQECKSKRKKRGKKRSQHSMDGGGERKRKRVKICEEVEKSDKPKEGRDEAQHQVYDLGDVRTNEPISVVKWTEEKGEEALDQSAERVGEQNKSQGAGVVEQYVEAEPLAQESQDQYSIVHPETICSSLPTVLNVIDYQKPLDLPSSECVLSEGQLKQQMSSLDVPEQKQDGNSISGDPEKHSPKRQCRGRHLKSMPVADDQEESFLPLRDLILDAQKPKVNIIKKQWQSSPQVQVAGQGRHKEPTMFKNKAMLAPENVHNDQPLHGNQAYENPVSGNAEHRPAKRPRGRPRKSETDANNPREYSRGRGRGRGSGRGTGSGLGLGLGLGLGLGRGRGRGRGCGRGRPRKIDQDANHSEQQLQTDDQDKQLQKDDQDQQNSRGRGRGRGRGRGRGRGRGRGISGGRGDGTCRGRGKGSGRGRGRPRKIKLDTNTNQCEEQLQSQDHAEGLVNLDNPIEDDNQSLQQKQQEQDQGLVSESKPESEEASKPDMGYKPEPPIETQLHASQPQDNRVS from the exons ATGGACGAAGACGGGAAACCTCATTCTCCTCCTCAACCTCAATCTCTTCCCAACGACAACGAACATTCTAGAAGAAACCGCATCATTGCTAACCTCAAAGACTCTCTCTTGTCTCAGCTCGCTGAATCCAACCCCTCCCTCTCCCTCGAAACACGCCATGTTTCCTCTCTCATTCAGCAGCGTCTCAAGAAGATGTTTCCTTCTTTCCACACCCCCACGCACCCTCCTTATGCACTG atgATACATAGGGCAATATCGGAGCTAAATGAGAATAAAGGGTCCACTGAAGAAGAAATTTCTAATTTCATTGTAAAGAAGTATGAGGATTTGCCATGGGCACATAAGAAGATTTTGGGTATTCAATTAGAGAAGCTTTGCCAGGATGAGGAGATTGAGTGTAATGAGGGTGGCAGATATGTTCTACAGGTTGATGGTGATGGAATACATGGTGATCGGAAGGGGAGACAGGAAtgtaagagtaagaggaagaagagaggaaagaAGAGAAGTCAGCATAGCATGGATGGAGGTGGAGAGCGAAAGCGGAAAAGAGTAAAAATCTGTGAAGAGGTTGAGAAGAGTGATAAGCCTAAAGAGGGAAGAGATGAGGCACAACATCAGGTTTATGATTTAGGTGATGTTAGGACTAATGAGCCAATTAGTGTGGTGAAATGGACAGAAGAGAAGGGGGAAGAAGCACTTGACCAGTCAGCTGAAAGGGTTGGAGAGCAGAATAAATCACAAGGGGCTGGAGTTGTAGAACAATATGTTGAAGCAGAGCCTCTAGCACAGGAGTCACAGGATCAG TACTCCATAGTGCACCCAGAAACAATTTGTTCATCCCTCCCAACTGTGCTGAATGTTATTGATTACCAGAAGCCACTTGATCTTCCGAGCTCAGAATGTGTACTGTCAGAAGGACAATTGAAACAACAAATGTCTTCTTTGGATGTTCCTGAACAAAAGCAAGATGGGAACTCAATATCTGGTGATCCTGAGAAGCATTCTCCAAAGCGCCAATGCAGAGGGAGGCACCTGAAATCTATGCCAGTTGCAGACGATCAAGAGGAGTCATTTTTACCGTTACGTGACCTTATTCTTGATGCACAAAAGCCCAAGGTAAATATTATCAAGAAGCAGTGGCAGTCATCTCCTCAAGTTCAAGTTGCAGGTCAAGGAAGGCACAAGGAACCAACAATGTTTAAAAACAAAGCTATGTTAGCTCCTGAGAATGTTCATAATGATCAGCCGCTGCATgggaatcaagcatatgagaatccAGTGTCTGGAAATGCTGAGCATCGTCCAGCTAAGCGTCCCAGAGGAAGGCCCCGTAAGTCAGAGACTGATGCAAACAACCCAAGGGAGTATAGTCGtggcagaggcagaggcagaggcagTGGCAGAGGCACTGGTAGTGGTCTAGGTCTAGGTCTAGGTCTAGGTCTAGGTCTAGGTCGAGGTAGAGGTAGAGGTAGAGGTTGTGGTCGGGGAAGGCCTCGTAAAATAGATCAAGATGCAAACCATTCTGAGCAGCAACTGCAAACAGATGATCAAGATAAGCAGCTACAGAAAGATGATCAAGATCAGCAGAATTCTAGGGGTAGGGGTAGGGGTAGGGGTAGGGGTAGGGGGAGAGGTAGAGGTAGAGGTAGAGGCATCAGCGGAGGTAGAGGTGATGGTACATGTCGAGGTAGAGGCAAGGGGAGTGGTAGGGGGAGAGGGAGGCCTCGGAAAATAAAGCTAGACACAAACACAAACCAATGTGAGGAGCAGTTACAATCACAAGATCATGCTGAAGGTCTGGTTAACTTAGATAATCCAATTGAGGACGATAATCAAAGTTTGCAGCAGAAGCAACAAGAGCAAGATCAAGGTTTGGTTTCAGAATCAAAACCTGAATCAGAAGAGGCCTCTAAACCTGATATGGGATACAAACCAGAGCCACCGATTGAGACTCAATTACACGCATCTCAACCTCAGGATAATAGGGTCTCTTAA